The Paraburkholderia sp. FT54 genome includes a region encoding these proteins:
- a CDS encoding S53 family peptidase encodes MKTIRPVRCTLARATLVTAALAPLLLAGCGGGSDDSTASSGTSSVKLADTSSGTSSVSLSPLSSTVASTLVRPAFYTAPVVLNAPSDIDSAAPFASANQPPAAQASTSTMAVVSLAQLTPQTIARYATKTARAASNSTQVTTYTPAQIRAAYQLPPLPSSWSNLSASEAAQMGAGQTIYVIDAMSDPNIVKELAAFDQKFGLPGCTTTTIAPNVSLPLAAPGSNACQFSVVHSTTSGAMTSNAPSYDSGWATEIALDVQWVHATAPLTRIVLIQAPDASIGSLTAAVNLANAMGPGVVSMSFGAPEGSWTGSVDSAFKHANMTYVAATGDNGTGVEWPSVSPNVLAVGGTHLSYDGTTKNEMVWSGTGGGISQYTSAPAYQNTSVPSLGTLTKRSVADVSFNADPFSGQYVAVITPDAAAPSWYSVGGTSLSTPQWAGIVAVANAQRARNSLGALGLAQTQLYGTVSTDAGLYATAFYDVTSGNDGYCSSCSAHTGYDQPSGLGTPVVGSLLSTLGVSKAPPPVVSAATVKGTAGSALSFTVAASSSDPLSWSLANAPQGMSIDSSGQVTWAQPVAGTYKVTVTAKDTVTGSTGSASANVTVVAASKPVVQAATIVGQAKQPLSYQVDVSAADPVRFSLSGAPSGMSISSAGVISWRTPAKGTYSVSVKATDTSNGQSGSATMSVRISSVATGPAISAAPISGVEGHAVSGAIGIEDPGADNVKVDIKGAPSGMVFVESGPGFIAKWRHPVAGIYTLMLTAVDSAGLSSQANLVVTIGTR; translated from the coding sequence ATGAAAACTATCCGACCGGTTCGGTGCACGCTCGCGCGTGCCACCCTTGTGACCGCAGCGCTCGCGCCGCTACTGCTGGCGGGATGCGGCGGCGGCAGTGACGACTCGACGGCGTCGAGCGGCACGAGCTCCGTGAAGCTCGCCGACACCTCGTCAGGCACGAGTTCGGTGTCGTTGTCGCCGCTGTCGAGCACGGTGGCGAGCACGCTGGTGAGGCCTGCGTTCTACACGGCCCCGGTGGTGTTGAACGCGCCTTCCGACATCGACAGCGCGGCGCCTTTCGCGTCGGCCAATCAGCCTCCTGCCGCGCAAGCGTCGACGTCGACAATGGCGGTCGTGTCGCTTGCGCAGCTGACGCCGCAAACGATTGCGCGGTACGCCACGAAAACTGCGCGGGCGGCGTCGAATTCAACGCAGGTGACGACGTATACGCCGGCGCAGATTCGCGCGGCCTATCAGCTACCGCCGCTGCCGTCGTCGTGGAGCAATCTGAGCGCGAGCGAGGCCGCGCAAATGGGCGCCGGCCAGACGATTTACGTGATCGACGCGATGAGCGATCCGAACATCGTCAAGGAACTCGCGGCGTTCGACCAGAAATTCGGCTTGCCGGGCTGCACGACGACCACCATCGCGCCGAACGTGTCGCTGCCGCTCGCGGCCCCTGGCAGCAACGCGTGCCAGTTCTCGGTTGTGCACTCGACGACCAGCGGCGCGATGACGTCGAACGCGCCGTCGTACGACTCGGGCTGGGCCACCGAAATCGCGCTCGACGTGCAGTGGGTCCACGCTACCGCGCCGCTCACGCGCATCGTGCTGATCCAGGCGCCGGATGCGTCGATCGGCAGCCTGACCGCGGCGGTCAACCTCGCGAACGCGATGGGGCCCGGCGTCGTGTCGATGAGCTTCGGCGCTCCCGAAGGCTCGTGGACCGGCTCCGTCGACTCGGCGTTCAAGCACGCGAACATGACCTACGTGGCTGCTACCGGCGATAACGGCACCGGCGTCGAATGGCCGTCCGTGTCGCCGAACGTGCTGGCCGTCGGCGGCACCCATCTGAGTTACGACGGCACCACCAAGAACGAAATGGTGTGGTCGGGTACCGGCGGCGGCATTAGTCAGTACACCTCGGCACCGGCATATCAGAACACGTCGGTGCCTAGCCTCGGCACGCTGACGAAGCGATCGGTTGCCGACGTGTCGTTCAATGCGGATCCGTTCAGCGGTCAGTACGTCGCGGTCATCACGCCCGACGCGGCCGCGCCGAGCTGGTACAGCGTCGGCGGCACCAGTCTGTCGACCCCGCAATGGGCCGGCATCGTCGCCGTCGCCAATGCACAGCGGGCGCGCAACAGTCTCGGCGCACTCGGCCTCGCGCAGACGCAGTTGTACGGTACCGTCTCGACCGACGCGGGTCTGTACGCGACTGCGTTTTACGACGTCACTTCGGGCAACGACGGTTACTGCTCGAGCTGCTCGGCCCATACCGGCTACGATCAGCCGTCGGGTCTCGGCACACCGGTGGTCGGCAGCCTGCTGTCGACGCTCGGCGTGTCCAAGGCGCCGCCGCCGGTCGTGTCGGCCGCGACGGTCAAGGGTACGGCGGGCAGCGCACTGTCGTTCACGGTGGCGGCCAGCTCGTCGGACCCGCTCAGCTGGTCGCTCGCGAATGCACCGCAGGGCATGAGCATAGATAGCTCCGGTCAGGTGACATGGGCGCAGCCGGTCGCCGGCACTTACAAGGTGACCGTGACCGCGAAGGATACGGTCACCGGCTCGACGGGCAGCGCGAGTGCGAATGTGACCGTCGTCGCGGCATCGAAGCCGGTCGTGCAGGCAGCGACGATCGTGGGCCAGGCGAAACAGCCGCTCAGCTATCAGGTCGACGTCAGTGCGGCCGATCCGGTCAGGTTCTCGCTCAGCGGCGCGCCTTCGGGCATGTCGATCAGCAGCGCCGGCGTGATCAGCTGGAGAACGCCTGCAAAGGGCACGTATAGCGTCAGCGTCAAGGCGACCGACACCAGCAACGGCCAGTCCGGTTCGGCGACGATGAGCGTGCGGATCTCGTCCGTGGCAACGGGCCCCGCGATCTCGGCTGCGCCGATCAGCGGTGTTGAGGGCCACGCGGTCAGCGGCGCGATCGGTATCGAGGACCCAGGCGCGGACAACGTGAAGGTCGACATCAAGGGCGCGCCGTCCGGCATGGTGTTCGTCGAGAGCGGGCCGGGCTTCATTGCCAAATGGCGGCACCCTGTCGCCGGAATCTACACGCTGATGCTGACTGCGGTCGATTCGGCGGGGCTCAGCTCGCAGGCAAATCTGGTGGTGACGATCGGCACGCGCTGA
- a CDS encoding ribbon-helix-helix domain-containing protein, translating to MSDVTTRVLTAHVPMALAEKVDQLALRLDRSRGWIIRQALIAWVEQEEARNRVPPDGPGTVDARPNT from the coding sequence ATGTCCGATGTAACTACGCGAGTGCTCACCGCGCACGTCCCCATGGCGCTGGCAGAAAAGGTCGATCAGCTTGCCTTGCGACTTGACCGCTCGCGCGGCTGGATCATCCGACAGGCCCTGATAGCCTGGGTTGAGCAGGAAGAAGCACGCAACCGCGTGCCTCCTGACGGGCCGGGCACCGTCGATGCTCGACCCAATACATAA
- a CDS encoding transglutaminase domain-containing protein: MPLARLLLCFLQCSFAAAMLLPAVVGAANLPAASQRYASGTRDAGPSDSATPHTLKAGIERLRTGTWWEANRKIRPELAQVGDLMFLLPLADTKLEPSSDAIGRVQRLREALRTHLTREPAGWASLVAQVRAERVKAGDASAVLLADALVNQVRYRDGTDGSYYAPARFFAESGVCKDFAVAKYLLLRGAGFDIARLRLVSLAPRYNNTPDDWHVILVVQIDVASEPLALDSPSAPTARRTGDTTNEASASSGPSALLGAILAGREPADAVLRAPAGPLATPLSRSGQARRPLATVFNEQGSRSFERAAPGALRRASAAGRNSNATYVDEMGKPWKVDGSGTFPKWRVADDQADELAKPGPAAGLIRVVAR, encoded by the coding sequence ATGCCGCTCGCTCGACTGCTCCTCTGCTTTCTCCAGTGCTCGTTCGCGGCCGCGATGCTTTTGCCCGCCGTCGTGGGCGCCGCGAACCTGCCGGCCGCATCGCAACGCTATGCATCCGGCACGCGCGACGCGGGTCCCAGCGATTCGGCCACGCCTCACACACTGAAAGCTGGTATCGAGCGCCTGCGCACCGGGACGTGGTGGGAAGCCAACCGCAAGATTCGCCCGGAGCTCGCGCAGGTCGGCGACCTGATGTTCCTCCTGCCGCTTGCCGACACGAAGCTCGAACCATCGTCTGACGCGATCGGCCGCGTGCAGCGCCTGCGCGAAGCGCTGCGCACCCACCTGACGCGCGAACCCGCCGGCTGGGCCAGCCTCGTTGCGCAAGTGCGGGCAGAGCGTGTCAAGGCCGGCGATGCGTCAGCCGTGCTGCTCGCCGACGCGCTCGTCAACCAGGTTCGCTACCGCGACGGAACCGACGGCAGCTACTACGCGCCGGCGCGGTTCTTCGCCGAAAGCGGCGTGTGCAAGGATTTCGCCGTCGCCAAATACCTCCTGCTGCGCGGCGCGGGTTTCGACATCGCGCGGCTGCGTCTCGTCTCGCTCGCGCCACGCTACAACAACACGCCGGACGACTGGCATGTCATCCTTGTCGTGCAAATCGACGTCGCGAGCGAACCGCTCGCACTCGATTCACCGAGCGCGCCGACCGCCAGGCGCACCGGCGATACGACCAATGAAGCATCGGCTTCGAGCGGCCCGTCCGCGCTGCTCGGCGCGATCCTCGCTGGCCGAGAGCCCGCCGACGCGGTGCTGCGCGCGCCCGCGGGACCGCTTGCCACGCCGCTCAGCCGGTCGGGCCAGGCGCGGCGGCCGCTTGCGACAGTGTTCAATGAACAGGGGAGCCGGTCATTCGAACGCGCCGCGCCGGGCGCACTGCGGCGCGCGTCGGCGGCCGGCCGAAACTCGAACGCGACGTATGTCGACGAAATGGGTAAGCCATGGAAAGTCGACGGCTCAGGGACGTTTCCCAAGTGGCGCGTCGCCGATGATCAGGCAGATGAGCTGGCGAAGCCGGGTCCGGCGGCAGGGCTGATACGCGTGGTGGCACGCTGA